TAATCCGCCACCGCATGATGCAGAATCACCAGCCCCTTGCCGGACTTCAGCGCGTTGACAAAATCCCCCTTCGCCTCCTCCGTGATCTTCTGCCAATAATCGTAGAGCACAATGACATCAAACGCCTTGACGGCCTCCGGGCGCAAATACGGGTGCGCGTTCGGATGCGCGGCGGCGGTGAACTCGACCTCCGGATTATCCTTGAACAACTGGAAGAATTCATTCGTCTGGAACGGATGCGAGCCGGAAAGAATCAACAGGCGCAGTTTCTCCGCGCTCATCCCGCTTGGAGCCAAGGTCAGCAACACCAGCCAGACGATCAGCCCGGCTGCCCAATCTCTCTTTGAGTTCATCGTATTCACAACAGGTTTTCAACACTATGCAACCAGCCCTCCAACCAAATCAAGCCCGTACTTTGTGGAGAACGCGGGCAGCGGGCGTTGCCGGGGACATGCTCACGGGCGGGACGCCCGCACCACCTTGCCCTGCTGATTCGTTCGGAATTCGGTTTTTTCCAAGCAGCCCAAAGCGGCCCAAAATGGAACCGAACTGCGGGTCAACGCAGGAAGTCCCAAGTCATCTTCACAATCAACGCTGAAGTCACCAAAAGGAAGAGCAACCGCACGAAGCGGTTGCCTTTGAGGATTGCGAGGCGGGCACCGAGCAACCCGCCCATCAGGTTGCAGACTCCCATCAGCAGCGCCAGCGTGAAGAGGATGTGCCCGGTGGATGCGAACCACAGGATGGCAGAAAGATTGGTGGCCACATTAATGATCTTGGCGGCGGCGGAAGCTTCGAGGAAGCCAAAGCCGAAAATGCCGACCAGCGCGAAGATCAGAAAGCTGCCGGTGCCCGGCCCGAGGAAACCGTCGTAGAGACCGACAACAGCGCTCAACGCCATCCCCACCCAGAGCTGTCGCCGCTCGTCCCATTTGGGCGCATGGACGTTGCCCAGGTCTGGCTGGAGAAGCGTATAGGCAAGCACGATAACCAGAAGTACCAGCACGAGGGGTTTAAGGGAGGCCGAGGGCGTGCTGGTGGCAAGCACCGCCCCAAACAACGAGGCAAAGAACGCCGCGATTCCCGCCGGCACCACCATGCGCCAATGAATCGGCACCTGGCGGGCATATTGGATGGCCGCCACGGATGTGCCGCAGATTGAGGAAAGTTTATTGGTGCCCAGCAGCGTAGCCAGACTGCCCGCTGCGGCGGACGGCGCGACCAGCAACAGCGCTGGAAGCTGGATCAACCCGCCACCGCCGGCCACGGCATCCACCAATCCGGCCAGGAACGCAAACCCGCAGAGAATCAAAGTTTCCACCATGACGCGGGGAGCCGCCGGTTATTTCTTCCCGGCTTCCGGTGACGCTTGGGCAAGC
This window of the Verrucomicrobiota bacterium genome carries:
- a CDS encoding TSUP family transporter produces the protein MVETLILCGFAFLAGLVDAVAGGGGLIQLPALLLVAPSAAAGSLATLLGTNKLSSICGTSVAAIQYARQVPIHWRMVVPAGIAAFFASLFGAVLATSTPSASLKPLVLVLLVIVLAYTLLQPDLGNVHAPKWDERRQLWVGMALSAVVGLYDGFLGPGTGSFLIFALVGIFGFGFLEASAAAKIINVATNLSAILWFASTGHILFTLALLMGVCNLMGGLLGARLAILKGNRFVRLLFLLVTSALIVKMTWDFLR